The stretch of DNA TTGACCGGACGTTATCAAGTTTTTGGGTGCGACATTTCTGAATTCGCTTATGGACATTATCAAGAGGGATTCAATAAGACTTTTTTAGCTACCCCCCACGACTATATTGAATCGGTGCTAGAGATATGTTCCAAAGCAGATGTGGATTTTATAGTTCCTGGCGGGGAAGAGCCTATGGCCTTACTCAGTACATCTGCTAATATATTTACAGATAAAGGAATCCATTTGGCAATCAATTCGCCGGCAATTATAGAGAATTTTTCTAATAAGAAAACCACTTTTGAAATTTTATCCCAACTCGGTTTCCAATTGCCCTTAACTAAGGTTGTCACAGAAATCAGTGACCTGGATGAAATGCCTTTCCCTTCTATAGTGAAACCGGCTACTGGTTCAGGAGGAAGTAGTTTTGTTTTTCTGGCTGCCAACAAAACTGAAGCGGCAATTTATACCCAATATCTTCTTAAAAATGGGAAAACCCCCTTGATACAAGAATACATTCCTGAAGATGAAGGGGAATTTACTGTAGGAGTTCTTTCACTTCCAAATAAAGAATTGGTCTGTTCAATCGCTTTAAAGCGTGTATTTAACGTTAAATTGTCAATATCTTCTAAGACAAAGAGCGGATTAATTTCTAGTGGATATAGTCAAGGTCTTATCGATGATTTTCCAGAGGTACGGATGATAGCTGAGAAGATTGCTGCTGCAATACAAAGTAGCGGCCCGCTAAATATCCAAGGCCGACTAAAGAATGGTGTTTTGATCCCATTTGAGCTCAACCCCCGGTTTTCGGCTTCCACTTATTTACGGGCCATGGCGGGAATCAATGAAGTAGATATTTATTTACAATATGTTGCTACTGGTCATATTGAGAAGCCTTTAGAAATTCGTAAAGGGTACTATTTTAGGAGCCTGACTGAGGTTTGTGTTGATAAGGGAAAGATCAAAAATGATTAAATGGATAACAGATAGATTAGGTACATCTGCTAAAATAGATGCGGTTGAACACCCAAACATTCATATTGTCGATGTTCGAGACATGGTTGATAAGCTAGGTAATTCTATCGATGAGGTTAAGAAAAAGATTGAGGAGGTTATCAATCCTTTAAACCAGGGGAAAAGAGTTGTTATTTGTTGTGATTATGGTATGTCGCGAAGCAATGCAATTGCTGCTGGCGCATTGGCAAAAATTTCACATATATCCTTTAATGAAGCAGTAGGCAAAGTTATGTCAGCTACATCTGAAAAGGCAATCAAGATTGAAGTTCTCTCTGTTATACGTAAAGCCCTTGAAAATGCTGTACCTGATAATACAAATAATAACCCGTTCTTAAAAAAGAGTATTTTCATGACCGGACGTTCTGGGTTTATTGGTACTTCTTTGCTTCCTTATCTTCAAACCTGCCACAAAATATTTGCTCCTGAACGGGAGAAACTAGACCTTATAAAGGGGCCGGTTGAGTTAGACCTTATGGTTAAGGAAGAAGGCATCGATACAATAGTGCACTTAGCAAATCCGCGTATTTACACCTCTCATGAAGCAATGGGAGAAACCCTGCTATTGCTGAAAAATGTCCTTGACGTTTGTCGTGAAAATAAAGTCAAATTGATTTACCCCTCTAGTTGGGAAGTATATTCAGGATATCGATCGAAGTATTTGTTGGCAGCAGAGTCTTTGCCATCTTTTCCCAAGGGAACTTATGGAGAAACCAAGTATCTTTGCGAAACATTGATCAAACAGTATCAACAACTGTATGGTATTGATTATGTTATATTACGCTTTAGCCCAATCTATGGTTTAGGCAGTGATAGACCAAAATTTATATATAATTTTTTGGAAAAGGCCATTCACAATGCTGAAATCACAACACATAAATATATGAATGGCTTTCCTACATTAGACCTTCTTTATATTGATGATGCTATTTCTGCTTTAGTTAAGGTTATTGAGACAAACTATATCGGTTTTTTAAATTTTGGTACTAGTACAGGAACATCGACGACCGAAGTTGCCCAACTTATCATCAAGGAATTAGGCTCAAAAAGTATAGTCAAGCACAGGGAAATCGAAGATTTTGCTCCAAACATTGTGATGGATACTACGCGAGCAAGAACAGAGATTGGATGGCAACCTAAGATCAGAATTGAAGAGGGCCTTCAACAGATTATAAGTGGTTTCTGCAGAAAATATAAAAGGGGATATCTGAATGGAAAATGAAATAAGCAAGGGAGGCTCTAACGGAAGAATAAAGATGACAAATAAATCCAGTGAGCAATACTCGATGCTAAATCCAACACAACAGACTGAGAAAGATTTTGAATACGCCAAAGGCATGGATCATTATTATGCGAGTAGTCTTGGCACCAATATGGACAAGCTGCGACACTTCAATAAGTATGTACCGAGGCAGACGCTCAGTATGTTTCTCGCCAAACATGCCCTATTTCAGCGAGTAATCGGTATTCACGGCCATATTATCGAATGTGGCGTATATCTCGGCGGTGGCTTAATGACTTGGGCGCAACTCAGCGCAATCTATGAGCCTGTTAACCATGTCAGGCGTGTGGTTGGTTTTGATACATTCACAGGTTTTGTCAATATACATGATAAGGACAAAAGTGAAAATAACCTTAAGTACTCGGTTGAAGGCGGACTGGCTACCAATGCATATGACGACCTTCAGGAATGCATCCGGCTGTACGATTTGAACCGCCATATCGGGCATATTCCACGGGTCGAGTTGGCAGTAGGCGATGCTATACAAACGATCCCTGAGTACGTACAGAGAAACCCGCATTTGGTCATTGCCTTGCTCTATCTTGATTTTGACCTGTATGAACCAACCAAAGTCGCTATCGAAACTTTTTTGCCTCGGATGCCCAAGGGGGCAGTATTGGCCTTTGATGAGTTGAACCAGGCATCCTGGCCAGGCGAAACTTTGGCCGTTTTAGAAACAGTCGGCCTGCGTAATCTCCGGATTGAAAGATTTCCATTCACATCGGCACTTTCATTCGCTATTCTTGAATGATGAATGGAAAGTAACTCGACTTAGGAAATGTTACAATGGAAATATGCTTCCCATCACTGTGGCACTAAAGATGAATACCCAAGATGCATAAGAGACTAATTATGGAACGAATTTCCGTATCTGGACCTTGGATTACGCAAAAGGAAATCGACTATGTCACCGAGGCAGTGACTAATGCATGGTACGGCAATGCCAATGTCTATCACGAGCGGTTTGAAAAAGCCTTTCGGGATTATTTAGGAGTTCGCTTTGCCATTGCCCTGCCTTCTTGCACTTCAGCGATACATCTCTCATTATTGGCACTTGGGATAGGATCGGGAGATGAGGTGATTGTCCCGGATGTGACATGGATCGCTTCATCGGCCCCCATTACCTATGTCGGGGCAAGGCCGGTTTTTGCTGACGTCGATCCCAAGACCTGGTGTTTATCTGCTGATTCATTCGAGAAATGCATAACGCCAAAGACCAGGGCAGTAATTCCAGTTGATTTGTACGGCAACATGCCGGATATGGACGCTATTCAAGGCATAGCAAGGCGATATGGCATAGCGATTATCGAAGATGCGGCAGAGGCGATAGGCTCCGAATACAAAGGGAAAAAGGCAGGTAGTTTTGGAGACTCAGGCGTTTTCAGTTTCCATGGTTCCAAAACTCTTACTACCTGCGAAGGTGGAATGCTGGTCACTGATCGGGAGGATATTTACCATCGTGCACTCGTACTGCGGGACCACGGTCGCAATCCGGGCGACAAGATGTTCAGGAATACGGAAGTGGCTTATAAATACAAAATGAGCAGTATGCAGGCAGCACTCGGTCTCGCTCAATTGGAGCGCATCGAAGAACTGGTTTTCCTAAAACGCCAAATTTTTGCCTGGTATAAAAAAGAATTAGATGGCCTTGGAGGGATAACCCTTAACTACGAAGCATCCAACACAAAAAATACCTATTGGATGATCACCGTAATCCTCGACAAAAAGTTCAGAAAAGATAAAAATCAGCTAATGGAGTTAATGAGTGAAAAAAATATCGATTGTCGCCCTTTCTTCCATCCTCTAAGTTCCCTTCCTGCCTATGAAAATTTTGAGCAGGCTCAACAGGCCCGTATCCGTAATAAAGTCAGCTATCAAATCAGTCCGTATGGGATAAATCTCCCATCTGGCATGGATATGACCGAAGTGAAGGTCAGATACGTTTGTGATGTCCTGAAGAGCATTTTACAGTAACTCAAGCAGTGCTTAAGAAATATGTCTCCAATAAAACAAAATATCATAGCAAATTTTGGAGGTAAAGCTATTTCTGCTTTGCTGTCTCTGGTTCTTGTACCTCTGTACATAAAGTTTATGGGCATTGAGGCTTATGGACTGGTGAGTATTTGTTCATCTTTGGAAGCTTTTTCTAATCTGTTTGATATGGGCATGAGCGCAACCATGAATAGGGAATTGGCAAGGCTTTCGGTAATGCCGGATAAAGCCCATGAGATGCGTTGCACGGTTCG from bacterium encodes:
- a CDS encoding ATP-grasp domain-containing protein, coding for MKPKNKVLIAGIGGASLGTEILKCLLLTGRYQVFGCDISEFAYGHYQEGFNKTFLATPHDYIESVLEICSKADVDFIVPGGEEPMALLSTSANIFTDKGIHLAINSPAIIENFSNKKTTFEILSQLGFQLPLTKVVTEISDLDEMPFPSIVKPATGSGGSSFVFLAANKTEAAIYTQYLLKNGKTPLIQEYIPEDEGEFTVGVLSLPNKELVCSIALKRVFNVKLSISSKTKSGLISSGYSQGLIDDFPEVRMIAEKIAAAIQSSGPLNIQGRLKNGVLIPFELNPRFSASTYLRAMAGINEVDIYLQYVATGHIEKPLEIRKGYYFRSLTEVCVDKGKIKND
- a CDS encoding NAD-dependent epimerase/dehydratase family protein yields the protein MIKWITDRLGTSAKIDAVEHPNIHIVDVRDMVDKLGNSIDEVKKKIEEVINPLNQGKRVVICCDYGMSRSNAIAAGALAKISHISFNEAVGKVMSATSEKAIKIEVLSVIRKALENAVPDNTNNNPFLKKSIFMTGRSGFIGTSLLPYLQTCHKIFAPEREKLDLIKGPVELDLMVKEEGIDTIVHLANPRIYTSHEAMGETLLLLKNVLDVCRENKVKLIYPSSWEVYSGYRSKYLLAAESLPSFPKGTYGETKYLCETLIKQYQQLYGIDYVILRFSPIYGLGSDRPKFIYNFLEKAIHNAEITTHKYMNGFPTLDLLYIDDAISALVKVIETNYIGFLNFGTSTGTSTTEVAQLIIKELGSKSIVKHREIEDFAPNIVMDTTRARTEIGWQPKIRIEEGLQQIISGFCRKYKRGYLNGK
- a CDS encoding TylF/MycF/NovP-related O-methyltransferase, producing the protein MENEISKGGSNGRIKMTNKSSEQYSMLNPTQQTEKDFEYAKGMDHYYASSLGTNMDKLRHFNKYVPRQTLSMFLAKHALFQRVIGIHGHIIECGVYLGGGLMTWAQLSAIYEPVNHVRRVVGFDTFTGFVNIHDKDKSENNLKYSVEGGLATNAYDDLQECIRLYDLNRHIGHIPRVELAVGDAIQTIPEYVQRNPHLVIALLYLDFDLYEPTKVAIETFLPRMPKGAVLAFDELNQASWPGETLAVLETVGLRNLRIERFPFTSALSFAILE
- a CDS encoding DegT/DnrJ/EryC1/StrS family aminotransferase, whose product is MERISVSGPWITQKEIDYVTEAVTNAWYGNANVYHERFEKAFRDYLGVRFAIALPSCTSAIHLSLLALGIGSGDEVIVPDVTWIASSAPITYVGARPVFADVDPKTWCLSADSFEKCITPKTRAVIPVDLYGNMPDMDAIQGIARRYGIAIIEDAAEAIGSEYKGKKAGSFGDSGVFSFHGSKTLTTCEGGMLVTDREDIYHRALVLRDHGRNPGDKMFRNTEVAYKYKMSSMQAALGLAQLERIEELVFLKRQIFAWYKKELDGLGGITLNYEASNTKNTYWMITVILDKKFRKDKNQLMELMSEKNIDCRPFFHPLSSLPAYENFEQAQQARIRNKVSYQISPYGINLPSGMDMTEVKVRYVCDVLKSILQ